A window of Solanum stenotomum isolate F172 chromosome 9, ASM1918654v1, whole genome shotgun sequence genomic DNA:
TTTTTAAGCACAGCTTAGTgtatccacttagttgaggatgtcttatactccaaCTAGATATAGGATAGTTATGGCAACATGGGctagacgatgtatcatcacatagctcatagtgatggttatcggttagagaatctcccaaataagagttattattgtattttaaatacattAAGTTGTTATCCAGTGTTTTATACACTTTATATAAACtacatctttattgttgttttatactATATTGAGtggagtatccatgagttgaggttgagttTAGTGGatatgaggtgagtatgtttcaTTCTATCCAAGTTCAAGCTTTTATGTTATGTTCACTGTTCCCtcacatgcttgtacattcaatgtactgatgccattctacatcgtttcatgatgtagaTTCAGGTAaccagggtcatcaacaggtgctttgttgataccacttgcagttcgAGTTATCTTtgatgagcctccttgcttccagagggttccatttatatttttagctttgttaggatgttgttggtcttgtcccgacttccatcgtattgttttagaggcttcatagacagtagtAGTTCTGGAGTCCTTTCATTTCTATTGTTAATGTTTAAGACTTTAGCTGCCACTTTTGGGCCAgtgaatgttttatttaaaatattctgaatatctattttgagaaaattgaGTTAAAGATTTACTTTTGAGTTCATCTAATGTTGAGTAAGTTTTCCGCTGAGAGTTGATCTTGGCCAAGTGTGGAACTACATGCATACAAACTTAAGGGTGTTTCTAGATTCTGATACATTCAATGGAAAAAGAGTAGAGCTTAGAGTGCACCAATTTTGAGCTGAGTTGTGTTCgaagaggccttcttggggcgtttctttccccgtgaactAAGGGAGGTGAAGGTAAGAGAATTTCACAACTTGAAGCTGGAAtccatgagtgtgcatgagtattgtcacgacccaggggtaccccctagatgtaacatgatgTATAGAATCCCGAAAGACCCCATACAAGCaacttagctttcataacataTGAAATAGAAcattaagagtaaaacaatagtccaagtctaatagtttttataaaagaaaagtggaaGTGTAAAAGACTTGTCTCAATAAAGCCATTTAGTATAATAGAATGAAATCTGGTCTAGCCCATACATAATGTCCAAAACtgaaatacaagaaaaggaacTAAAACAATGAAAGCCTGTccttgaagcatgaggactcaccaatgcTTAGAAATCTCGAAATCAACCACTAGCCCTAAAACTGAGAAACTtgactgtcggaccctacatttggagaAATCTAGTCAAGAgttgcgttagtacaaaaaatgtaccaagtatgatagatATTCATAAGACATTTAAATCAGGCTAAAAATGGACATTTCATTACATGACATGTAATTGACCAAGCTGAAACATAATATaagagagttagaaaacataagtcataaaacaatgGTCAATGAAAGCTAACACCTTTAAATACTTTaaacacatatgagatacttcttgaagtaaccttagttcattattaatgtgagGAATtagccttaatcgacatagagACAATGtcagctataacatgatcccctggtgtctcccacactgaaaagggttgtcctactttccAAGGTAAGGCCCATAAAtctgagctaaagtggatcaactagctaatgtatatctagaaaatcatcctatgggggcacataggtaagggacaaagagattgctactagaaacccgacctctactcacgggagagcttccatctcaatattctCTTGGTGGTAAGCATAAATCCCAAGGAATAGTAAattcttacttgttcttattatccaaGGAAAGGCACGTCATCTTGCCAATCAAATAAAAGTCGTCATCAATGGAAAGGTATctttcaataaccaatccaGTGATATTTTCTTActaataataacatatctttATTCACGAGTTTTAGATTTAACTTATTTTGTTGTAATGAAGTATGTTCATGCAACGTTTGCAAGAAGAATTTCCAAATCTATCTCAGGGTCAACTAGACGAGAGCCTTGAAGCAAATTTCTCTACATGGTTCAAAGAATTTGTAAGGTTTCATAGATATTATCTTCTATGCGATAATGTACTTAAATTAACTTCTGAAACTTAACTAAGtcttacaattttttaaaataggtCCGATGTAATCCCATTGAGAATACTGTGAAGCACCTTTGAAGCAAATTGTGTTATTCAAATGTGAATGGTTTGACCCAACTATGGATGTTGGTGTCAAAAAGCATAATTAGTACAAATTGATTGATATTAATCATCGTCGTcgatataaaaaatatgaaccTTTTATTCTTGCAATGCAAGCAACTCAAGTGTTCTATGTACCTTATCTGAGCAAGAAAAAGGACAAGGATGATTGGGTAGCTGTATTGAAGGTCAAACCTCGAAATGTTATTGAACTACCAGATGAGGAAATGGCGACAACTTCAGAACTGAATGTTCCATTCCAAGTTGAAGAAGTTAAAGTCCACCAGATAGATATGAGagtttgcattaatgaaaatataccCTTAAATGATCCAAATGGAGATGTTATGGAAATGGATGAACCCATTGATGATGGTTTATTGCAAGAGCATCATGAAATCCAAATAGAATCCACAGACGATGAATATGAAAGCGAGGAAACTGAGGAGGATGAGGACGAAGACGAAGAGGAGGAGTTTGAAGAAGACATAGATAGTGACTAGTGTTTGATAATCCGGTATTGTATCTTTACtgtattttgttttaattaatttttctccaaatattATCATTTCTTTAGTTTCTGCTTTTCAATTTAGGATGACTAATACAGGtaacttttgaattttaatcATGTGtgttctatttattattttaaactttaagtATATCTATTTGTTGTGTTAATATAACCATCAGGTTTAGGTGTCCTATCAGAAGCACATGATCTGATGGTATTCAATATTTCAGTCTCTTAAAAGGCTTCTCCAGTTTACtaatttgttttcttatatGATCTCTTCTCCATATGGTTAAACACAATGCTAATTGTTTCACTCCTATATTTGCAGGCATAAGTTGTTCCAGTTGATCTGCTAGCTCTTTTAGAGGCATTCTTAATATTTTAGCACACTTTcagttgattggaaaatacttTAGCGAGGTAGCTTAATTTGATTTACAGTAATGATAAATGTTTCACTCTAGGTTCTGTTGTTGCAATACTTCTTATAATTATTATGGGTtatgcttaattttattttgtaccaGTGATGGTCTAACTACactattataattatttttaggtaTGGCTCGAGGCAGAGGTCGTGACAAGTCCTTAGGTAGGAGTAATCCTGCTATTCACGTAAGCATGCCAACTATTCCAATGCCCACTATAGTTTCTCCTAACCAAGGTGGTACCCCAATCATTGACGCATCAGCTCAAATTAACACCCCAACCATATCTGAGACACCTCAAATTACACAAAATCAGAGTAATCCAATAGCTCAAGATCTGTCTACTCAGAGCATCCCAACATGTCATGGCAACCCAACTGCTGAAGGTGATATATCCACTCAAAGCAACCCAACAGGTCATAGAAACACAATTGCTGAAGGTGATTCTAGTAGTAGCCACACACAAACCCATATTTTTCTAACTTCTGCAGGGTTAGTCCACTCTTTGCTTATATCCTCATAAATTTTTGTCATGTAAACATGTCGAGTAGTGTTAGATTGTTTCAATTCAACTAATATAGTGAACAATTGATGGATCTGAAAATTTGGTAGCCTAATATAATCTGAGTATTCTTTCTATTAGaacttacatatataatgtcagATACTAATATTACTTTTGATTTACACAAGTTGGAACCTTCTATAACATGCTCTAGTTTCATAACCAAGTCTTTTAGAAGTGAAGTTGATCCCAATGGAATCAATTGGAGAAGTATTTCAAATGATGTAAAATATGGTTATTTTGGAGAATTCAAGGTATGACTTTTCATCGTAAGTGAATTTGGAAAGTATATTCACATTTATAGATAGGATATTAAtgtattacttttaaaatttatttcagaAAAAATTCTATTGGGATGTTTCCATTAGTGAAAGTGAAGTAAAGAGACACTGGTTGGCTAAGGCAGCTGTAGTTAAATTAATGTGGAAATTCAGAAAAAGAACAAAGGAGAActtaagaataatgaaagattAGAACTATAAAGCAATGAAgaacaagaaagaaaagataACTTTATTTGATAATTCAGTCATTTTTCATTGTCTAAGACCTACACTTATAATAAAGAACTAACTTCATGGTCCTAAAAATCAGCAACACATCTGCTGAAGATAAACAAACTCCTAGAGACTAGGTAAAGAAGTTATTTGAGGAAAACTAAAGTTAATTTACtgcagtaaataaataaaaggctGCAGTCCTAAAACATAGCAACTAACACTCCTCCTTGGTTTAGGAACTACTGATTCCTAGTTTTTCTCTGAAAAACTCAAACTTGCCGAGGGAAAGGGGCTTGGTGAAAATGTCAGCAACCTGCTCATCACTCTTGCAGTAAAGAAGCTTTACATCTCCATGTTTCTGCACGTCTCTTAAGAAAAACAACTTAATATTGAAATGCTTCATTTTTGCATGAAAAACTGGATTATTAGCAATAGAAATTGCAGCTTGGTTGTCAATAAAAACCTCAGTCCCTTCTTTTTGCTCCATATTCAGATCACGCATAATTTTCCTCAACCATAGTGCTTGATTCACAGCTGCTGTTGCAGCAATAAATTCTTCCTCGGCTGTTGATTGTGCTAATATATCTTGTTTCTTGGAATACCAAGAGAAAGCTCCTGATCCAAGATTGAAACAGAAACCTGAAGTACTCTTCATATCAAGTGCTCCACCCCAATCACTATTGGAGAATCCGTTAAGTCTAAACTTCTGACTTTTGTGAAACTTAACACCATAGTTGATAGTTCCCTTGATGTATCTGACAATTCTTTTAGCTGCTCTCAAGTGTAAATCACTTGCACAATGCATGAACCGAGACAAAAAAACTCACTGCATACAGAATATCAGGCCTAGTTGCAGTCAAATACATCAAGCAGCCAATAAGACTTCTATAATATGCCTCATCCACCTTTTCAGTTCCATCATCTTTGGAAAAAATTTCCCTTTGGTTCATTGGAGTACTCATAACTTTGCAGTCTTCCATATGAAACTTTTTTAGGATTTCTTGAGCATATTTTTTCTGGCAAATGAACACATTGTCTTCATTTTGTTTGATGTCCACTCCAAGAAAGTACACCATCAGTCCAAGGTCTGTCATTTCAAAGACCTTCATCATTTCCAACTTGAAGTCCTCAATTAGGCAAATCTTACTTCCTGTGACAAAGAGATCGTCAACATACAAAGAAATAATAAGTATGTCTGCACCTGAACACTTAATATAAAGTGTAGACTCAGATAGGCTCTTCTTGAAGCCTAAACTGAGCAAATGATCGTCAATTTTGCTATACCAAGCTCTTGGTGCTTGCTTTAAACCATAGAGAGCGTTCTTTAGTAAATAAACCTTATTTTCTTGCCCCTTGACAATAAAGCCATCTGGTTGCTCAACATAAATCTCCTCCTAGAGAAGGCCATTGAGAAAGGCCGACTTAACATAAAGTTGATAAACTCTCCAACCTTTTTCCGCTGCAATGGCTAGTAGCAATCTGATTGTGTCAAGTCGAGCAACTGGTGCGAAAGTTTTTGAGTAGTCTACTCCAAAGATCTGAGCGTAACCTTTCACTACAAGCCTCGCTTTGTGTTTGTTAATGGAACCATTAGCATTTAGCTTTGTCCTGAAGACCCATTTTACACCAATAATCTTTCTGTCTAGAGATTTCTCAACAAGCACCCAGGACTGATTTTTTTCGATCATCATCATTTCCTCCTTCATTGCTGCTACCCATTTGTCATCCCCTTCTGCTTCTTCATAGCTTGCGGGCTCACAAATTGTAGTATTGCATCTCTGATAGATATCAGAGATCAACTGCGTGCCTCTAATAGGAGGATCATCTACTAGATCTTTTGGATCTAATAGACTGTCAACTCGTGGATTGTTTTCAGGCTTCTCCCAGTTCCAGTGCTCGTCCTCAATGAAGTGGACATCTCTACTTACGACAATTTTCTCTGTTTCAGGTTCATAGACCTTATATGCTTTGGAGAAAACACTGTAGCCTATAAAGATGCCAGGAACTGCCTTCTTGACTATCTGGACATAGTAGAGTTCTCAATTCTCACCTAACTCTAGAATTATCAAGCTTAATATGCAACATGGTTAGCTTAATATACAACTTGGTTAACTTACTATGCAACTTGGTGAAAAAGTGAGAGTCATTTAACATGCCATATGTGTACTGGAAAGTTAAGTGGCAAGTGATTAACTAAGGATCTATTTGTGTATTGATGTTAAAGTTCACCATCTTTGATAATGAAACAAATCACAACTGTAAGTAATCAACTCATTGGCTGTAAGTATCTTCAAGTTAAATGTACTGCAATCAGCTTAAAAGGTTATGTATTTTCTGCATTTCCAAGTAATGGTTTTCCTTgtttatttgctttaaaaatctTAGATGGTAAAGTAGTACTTGTTAGATGGTAAGCCTAGATGACCTGCACCTTTGCTTAATTCATTACAAAAAAATCTTAGCTCAGTGATAAAGAGCATATAAAATCCACTAAAGTATTTGCATTAGTTACAAGGGTAGGGCATTCCAGCTAAACAAATTAGCTAAATAGTTAGACTTCAGATAAGAGGTTTGATTTTTTGTGCTAGCAAAGCATCTGGTGTTGCTTTCTGTCCATAAATACCAAAAGATGACTGATGGGACCATTCCCCAAATCTTTCTGATGATTTTATCAACTCTCCAATAATACCAACTTTCATATGCCTGCTTCACTGTCTGAGGCATGACCCATTTCAATCCAAAAGCTGTAAGGAAGAAGTTCCAAGATTCAGTAGTAACTGCAGTGTAGAAGGACATGGTTGATACTTGCTGAGTTTTGCTGACACAAATAGCACCAGTGTGAGTTCTTATGCATAGGTTGTCTTGGGTTAGACATGCCGCTCTTACAAATGTAAAGTGTGTGGTTTCCTATTCTTTAGAAACTTACATAGTTGaccaatataatatttttcctGATCTTTAATGCCCTCTCTTTACCTCTATTTATTACAGGAAACCTATGAAGAGATCTTACAGGAAAAACGGCATCTCAATCTGATATTGATCAATCTGAAGCATATTACTAAGCTGTGGgcgaagaagagaagagaagaatatACGGTCTTGGATCTGAAGCGAAAAACTACTACAAGCATAAGCTTTGTGGCTTATCATTTGTACGACCTTCAGTTTCTCAATCAGCATCAGCAACAAATATGGATGAATTTGTAAAGGAAATGCTTCTTGCACTTACTAATCATTTTCTTCCTGTTATTATGGAGCGGGTACAAGAAATGATTACTCCCGTTGACAATCTGTCACCTTTGACCCCCACAGTGCCTTTTCCTTCTACTACTAATGAGGTTGATCCCTTAGTTTCAAGTGACGACGATTCTATCCCATAGTCCCCTGCAGCTTTAACTTTTGATACTGTCTATTCTTTTGGAAATTATAAATTGTGCAGTAACAATAGTATATGAATGTAGCTGCTTTTAAGAATAGTTGATACATTGCTTTAGATGTTTTGCACTAAAATATGTGATTTGAATTTTTCTATCTACATATTTTGAACAGTCTAAGTATTATTTCATGTGAATGTTGGTTATTTTAGGGGTATTTAATAATTGTCATTAAATTTATTTCGGCAGTgtagatttaaaataaataaattaaattattttaaaagaatttttttagcaACAAATGTAATGATGATTTGGTTGtttctatataaaaatattagcgACGGAATAGCGATGACCTTTTAAGTGGAAAATGTGCAGAATATTTTGCGACAGATTAGTGACCGACACTCCATCGCGAAGGTATCCAAAGTGAcgaaataaattatgaaattttcaaTGAAATATATAAGTATAACGATGGATTAATCTGTCACTAAAATGTTGCAACAAATATCATTCGTCTCTAAGACATCGCTAAACGTGCGACGGAACTCATTTTTTCGTCACTAAGAGATTATTAACGAGCAAAATAGTAACAACTGACAATCCATCCTTAATCCATCACTAATCCGATATAACGACGGAATATCATCGATTAGCGACGGATTTCATCTGTCGCTaaatgctaattttttttagtgtcaTTTAACGGATCAGCAGTACAGTCCGTCAATTGCAACCATGGTTCCAaacttggtcaagaattccctgatcTTCCTCCATGCCTTGCTAGTCCATCTACGATCATCATCTACGGAatgtgaatggacctacggtctgtgaaTTACATCCGTAGATGGGCTTTTCTGTAC
This region includes:
- the LOC125877440 gene encoding uncharacterized protein LOC125877440, yielding MARGRGRDKSLGRSNPAIHVSMPTIPMPTIVSPNQGGTPIIDASAQINTPTISETPQITQNQSNPIAQDLSTQSIPTCHGNPTAEGDISTQSNPTGHRNTIAEDTNITFDLHKLEPSITCSSFITKSFRSEVDPNGINWRSISNDVKYGYFGEFKKKFYWDVSISESEVKRHWLAKAAVVKLMWKFRKRTKENLRIMKD